In the genome of Epinephelus lanceolatus isolate andai-2023 chromosome 18, ASM4190304v1, whole genome shotgun sequence, one region contains:
- the LOC117267888 gene encoding uncharacterized protein LOC117267888 isoform X1 encodes MLSQTTQRSDPRQQQQTNAGVTVSFIKIRMMKMSGRVTGCCVALFFALTSVTAVERLNSIDDLKRINFGRDVPKHILVLLYWFANIVDIDVNDDIQLTFDPNRGDYGSHHYGNFERMLDPLPRGSRYKYYTVGNIHQETPVELPSYVVHPQREYMGRNMDRIIIRVREQNAGRGALPRIDQVYITQHHENQRTYDPEHTYQITTNLLRQIREFSVGQNQQQLLRLRNRYGSNADDYQIRNTWGDLAGLGLLCFIVIQRRYSWTKHSYRENNQNNNLMAGILLLLLFIFILAFLSQPRK; translated from the exons ATGCTCTCACAAACAACACAGAGATCAGACCcccgacagcagcagcagaccaacGCAG GTGTTACAGTTAGCTTCATCAAAATAAG GATGATGAAGATGTCAGGAAGAGTCACTGGTTGCTGTGTGGCTCTGTTCTTTGCCCTGACTTCTGTGACAGCTGTAGAAAGACTCAATTCAATCGACGATTTGAAGAGAATCAACTTTGGCCGAGATGTGCCCAAGCACATCCTTGTGCTGCTCTACTGGTTTGCCAACATAGTTGACATCGACGTTAATGATGACAtacagctgacctttgacccaaaCAGAGGAGACTACGGCTCACATCATTATGGCAACTTTGAGAGGATGCTGGACCCACTGCCTCGGGGAAGCAGATACAAGTACTACACTGTAGGCAATATCCATCAGGAAACGCCTGTTGAACTTCCATCCTATGTCGTTCATCCCCAAAGGGAGTACATGGGAAGAAACATGGACAGGATCATCATTCGTGTCAGGGAGCAGAACGCAGGACGGGGAGCTTTGCCAAGGATCGACCAAGTGTATATCACACAGCATCATGAAAATCAGAGGACATATGATCCAGAACACACCTACCAGATCACCACTAACCTCTTGAGACAGATCAGAGAGTTTTCTGTGGGACAAAACCAACAGCAACTGTTGCGTCTCAGAAACCGCTATGGGAGTAACGCTGATGATTACCAGATCAGAAACACATGGGGTGACCTTGCTGGCCTTGGACTGCTGTGTTTTATCGTCATCCAAAGAAGGTACTCCTGGACCAAACACAGCTACAGAGAAAATAACCAGAATAATAATTTGATGGCCGGTATccttttattacttttatttatctttattctgGCATTTTTGAGTCAACCTAGGAAGTAG
- the LOC117267888 gene encoding uncharacterized protein LOC117267888 isoform X2, which translates to MMKMSGRVTGCCVALFFALTSVTAVERLNSIDDLKRINFGRDVPKHILVLLYWFANIVDIDVNDDIQLTFDPNRGDYGSHHYGNFERMLDPLPRGSRYKYYTVGNIHQETPVELPSYVVHPQREYMGRNMDRIIIRVREQNAGRGALPRIDQVYITQHHENQRTYDPEHTYQITTNLLRQIREFSVGQNQQQLLRLRNRYGSNADDYQIRNTWGDLAGLGLLCFIVIQRRYSWTKHSYRENNQNNNLMAGILLLLLFIFILAFLSQPRK; encoded by the coding sequence ATGATGAAGATGTCAGGAAGAGTCACTGGTTGCTGTGTGGCTCTGTTCTTTGCCCTGACTTCTGTGACAGCTGTAGAAAGACTCAATTCAATCGACGATTTGAAGAGAATCAACTTTGGCCGAGATGTGCCCAAGCACATCCTTGTGCTGCTCTACTGGTTTGCCAACATAGTTGACATCGACGTTAATGATGACAtacagctgacctttgacccaaaCAGAGGAGACTACGGCTCACATCATTATGGCAACTTTGAGAGGATGCTGGACCCACTGCCTCGGGGAAGCAGATACAAGTACTACACTGTAGGCAATATCCATCAGGAAACGCCTGTTGAACTTCCATCCTATGTCGTTCATCCCCAAAGGGAGTACATGGGAAGAAACATGGACAGGATCATCATTCGTGTCAGGGAGCAGAACGCAGGACGGGGAGCTTTGCCAAGGATCGACCAAGTGTATATCACACAGCATCATGAAAATCAGAGGACATATGATCCAGAACACACCTACCAGATCACCACTAACCTCTTGAGACAGATCAGAGAGTTTTCTGTGGGACAAAACCAACAGCAACTGTTGCGTCTCAGAAACCGCTATGGGAGTAACGCTGATGATTACCAGATCAGAAACACATGGGGTGACCTTGCTGGCCTTGGACTGCTGTGTTTTATCGTCATCCAAAGAAGGTACTCCTGGACCAAACACAGCTACAGAGAAAATAACCAGAATAATAATTTGATGGCCGGTATccttttattacttttatttatctttattctgGCATTTTTGAGTCAACCTAGGAAGTAG
- the LOC117267887 gene encoding uncharacterized protein LOC117267887, whose protein sequence is MAGKPQESTEREYNFSFLEYRRQSKQLYYETSCNHQQRFVVSFISVKPKLKKELCMLSQTQSSDNRQQHTQRRMVKMSRRVTSCCVALLFALTSVSAIRILQSINDLKKIDFGRAVPEHSVVLLHWFANTIEIDNNNIIWLNFDPNSGDYGAHHYGNYEGLLDPLPLGHIGYQYYTVGNLNQETSMELPSYVVDPPPEYVGTNRDRIIIRVREQNTGRQGLQRIDQVYITQHYDTSEYQGTPYDPAHTYRITTNLLRQIREFSVGQNQQQLSRLRNRYGSNADDVLLRHIRNIWDELACLGLLLFIVIQEKHSINQHNYRPKNNYRPETTNRPETNNTPETRQNDLCDGACVRCCLFITILVLVIFFLFIRSRF, encoded by the exons ATGGCTGGTAAACCTCAAGAAAGCACTGAAAGGGAgtacaacttttcttttcttgaatACAGAAGGCAATCCAAACAGCTGTATTATGAAACTTCCTGTAACCACCAGCAACGCTTTGTTGTCAGTTTCATTTCAGTGAAACCGAAACTTAAAAAGGAGCTGTGCATGCTCTCACAAACACAGAGCTCAGATAACCGACAACAGCATACACAACGCAG GATGGTGAAGATGTCAAGAAGAGTGACCAGTTGCTGTGTAGCTCTTCTCTTTGCCTTGACCTCTGTGTCGGCTATACGAatacttcaatcaatcaatgattTGAAGAAAATCGACTTTGGCCGAGCTGTGCCCGAGCACAGTGTTGTGCTGCTCCACTGGTTTGCCAACACAATTGAAATCGACAATAACAATATAATATGGCTGAACTTTGACCCAAACAGTGGTGATTATGGTGCACATCATTACGGCAACTACGAGGGGCTGCTGGACCCACTGCCTCTGGGACACATCGGATACCAGTACTACACTGTTGGAAATCTCAATCAAGAAACGTCCATGGAACTTCCATCTTACGTTGTCGATCCCCCACCAGAGTACGTGGGAACAAACAGAGACAGGATCATCATTCGTGTCAGGGAGCAGAACACAGGACGGCAAGGTTTGCAAAGGATAGATCAAGTGTATATCACACAGCATTACGACACTTCTGAATACCAGGGTACACCTTATGATCCAGCTCATACCTACAGGATCACTACTAACCTCTTGAGACAGATCAGAGAGTTTTCTGTGGGACAAAACCAACAGCAATTGTCACGTCTTAGAAACCGCTATGGAAGTAACGCTGATGATGTCCTGTTAAGGCACATCAGAAACATATGGGATGAACTTGCTTGCCTTGGACTGCTACTGTTTATTGTGATCCAAGAAAAGCACTCCATTAACCAACACAACTACAGAccaaaaaacaactacagaccAGAAACCACAAACAGACCGGAAACCAACAACACACCGGAAACCAGACAAAATGATTTGTGTGATGGTGCTTGCGTGCGCTGCTGCCTTTTTATAACCATTTTAGttttagtaattttttttttgttcattcgAAGCAGATTCTAA